The sequence below is a genomic window from Campylobacter concisus.
ATCTTTTTCATTTTTTGGTGTGTTAAATTTCCTCACAAAACGTCTTTTATCTATATGGTATTCGATATCAAAATTTCTATGATCTATCTCTATCATTTCAAGAGGCGTTACCGCACGCGATATATCTGCTGCTGTCTCTTCCACTAATGATTTTAATTCTCCAAAATCAGGGAGCTTTATATCTCCCCTTGTAGATACCTTCAAACGCTGCAAAAACGCCTCATAATTCATTTTTACACCTTTAGCTTTTTAAGCCATCCAAATGCCACAGGAGTACATACACGAAGTGTAAATTCGCTAATAATCTCTTTTTCTACAGCATCGTTGCTAGTTGGAAGCTCTCTAGTCATCATTGGACGCCAATTTACTTTAAAGATGTCATCAGCTCTAAAGGCAATGATCTCATTTTGATCTAAGAATGGATTTAACATAACCTTTACATCGCCGTAGCTAGTTCTAATGGCAAGTAGATCCTCTTCTAGGTATTTTTGTGTGATATTGGCTTGTTTTATCTTGTCGAGAATATCTAGCAGCCTATCATTTTGCTTATCATTTACCATTAAGAATTGATAAGGCCTACCTTTGCTCCAGCCGATTTTTAGCAGATCTCTAATCATTTGCATAGTTAAGTCTGTATTGTTTGCATCGATTGTATTATTTGCAGTAGAAAAACTTTTTAATCCACCACATTTTCCAACTACAGGAGAACCACCACTATTTACTCTTTGTACAGCTGTCTGAGAAGAAAGCAAAATTTTCTCTATGGACTTTTTATGTTCTACGGAAGCCATCTCGCCTTGATTAGCTAGAATGCCTCTGCCTGCTACATCTTTGGCCGGCTCTTGTGATCCAGAAACTCCGTATGTATTTTTAACTATTTGAAAATGATTGCTTAGAGTATTACCAACAAAATACTTGGCTGTTGCTTTAGCTCCACCTTCTGCGTGCGCATTAGCCGCGTCACCATCAGGCAACTCATCATAAAACCATTTATGTCCTACTGCCACGCTCGTGCTTCTATCTGCAGGTGCAGCCGTGCTTATTGCACTATAAAAAGGCGTAGATTGCCATCCTATTTGCTTTATAGTGTTTTCAAGCACTACACCCTTACTGCCAAAAGCCTCTTCAGCAGTTACTAATCCAGTTTTTATAGCCATTTTCTTTTACTCCTTAAAATAATCTCGCATATAAGGCCTGCTTCTCGCTATCGTTAGCCTCACCTTTATTAATCTTACCAATGAGCTCTTTTACGCTCACACCACCACCAGTCCCCCGTGCTATGTCAAATTCATCATCAACTTGCACTTGTGCCTTGCCATGGAAAAATTTTAGATAGACGTTTTCAATCCCCACCGGAGTCAGTAGTGCATCGCCTGTGCCAGGTTTTTTTTCATCCATCTCTAAAATTTTGTCTGTGACTTTTTGCATATCAAAGTCCGGATAACTCTTCCTAAAATCCGTCTCCATCTGCGAAAGTTGCGCAGCTTGGCGCATTCTTTGAAAATCCGCATACTCTTCTTTGTTGAGTTTTACTGAGTCATCAGGCTGCGGAGCAGCTGGTGCTTTAGTTTCTGCCTGCACCTGTGGTTTATCTGCGTTTTTTAAAGCAGTTTGGGCTTCTTGCGTCTGTGTTTCCTCTGCAGCCGCTAGTCCCTCCAAATCCTGGTCATAGATATCTGGCATTATTCATTACCTCCTAAATTTAAACCTTTCTGCGACTCATTTGTCTTAGGAGCACTATCGGTCTTATTTTTGTCCTCCTTTTTGGTCGCTTCTTTTAGCTTTTTATTCTCAGCTTCAAGTTTTTGAATTTTTTGTGATAAAGCTAGATTTTCGCCAGCTGAAGCACTTACATGATCTTGTAAGTTTGTACACTCTTCTTTAAAACGCTCTGCCTCACCTTTTGCCTCTAAAATTTCAGCCTTCAAGCGTTCAATTTCGTTTTTAGCCTTAGCTAGCTCTGGTGCGAGATCTTTTGTGCTAGATGCGATCTCTTTCAGCTCGATCTCGGCCGCCTCGTTTTGTGGCATCTCCTCCCACTCTTGCTCACCTATAATGCTCACGGCGGCAAAGCCATCCTCGCCCTTAGCCCTAACAACGACATCGCCGATACTTCCGCCGCTAATCTGCCCCTCTTCTTCGCCTTTTTTATAGACGCTAAGTCCGTTTGTAGCCAAATCGACGATAATACCAAGAACCTCGTATTTGTCCTTATATGCCATTTCTTCTCCTTTAAAATTTTTATTATTTTATTTGTCTGCATCCTAAAAAACGTAAAAATTTTTAAGTCATATCCTTTCAAATTCCGCCGTTTACTAAAGCTGTCATCTCCATATCTTCTTCACTAGGTTCATTTTTTATTTGTGCTTCTTCATCTTGAGTCACAGCCTCTGCTTGTGCCGCTTCTTGTGCCGCCATCATCTGTGCCATAGCCTGATCAACTTGTTCTATTGGCGCATTTTCACCAAGAATTAAAGTTAGTACTTCTTTTACGATTTCGCCCGTTATTTGCGGTGAGCTTATTTGATTTTGGGCTAGCACACCCAGCAAGCCGTTTAGTTGATTGATCTTTACTTCATTTGCTATCGTGGTGCCAAAATTTACAGAAACATCAAAATCTAATCGATTGGCTTTTCTTTCTACTAAAGTGCCGATCGCTTCTATAATGTTTTCGTCTTCGGTTACCTTTATAAATTCATCATCACTTACAAAACGGTAAAGTAGTTCCACAAAGTGCTGAGCATAGCTTGATAGCATTGTTTCAAGTAATGTTTGCATCATGCTTTCTATTCTCATTGAGCTAGCTGCATTTACAGTTTGTAACGCACCCATTGCACGTCGGTCACTTGGCCCAGTTTGCCCAGTCATTACGCTATTTACGCCAGTGGCTATCTCATACTCTTTGCTTAACATAGCGATCTCTTCGCTTAATTGATATGTTGGTGGCACCGGAAATGGCATTATTACATCGCTTACTCTAGTGCCCATATCAGTTTCTACTCTAATAACTTTTTTTCTGGCCATCACGTCGCTTACTGTCACGACACCTTTTGTTTTATCTACGATAAAGGATGGGTCTATTTGATTTTCAGTGATATCTATTTTTTGATTACGTTTGATGTTGTATTCTTCTTGGATTTCTTTGACGATTTCCGGCACGCACGAGCCGTATACGGCGTTTTCCTTTTCGCGCATGCTCTCCTCGACGCTAGGCATCGCATCCATGCAATATCCAAAATGAAATGGCAAAGTTGAAAATCTAGTCTCTCTGACTAAACAATCATTGGCAAAACTCTTTAATTCCCACATTTGGCGACCGTTTACATATATCTTTTTATAGATATCTTTCATTTGTACTCTTTGACTCCACTCTGTTTTAGAGCCTAAAATGCGATCCTTGTCTTTGCTTTTGTAAAATTTAGTTTTGATTTTTTCTTCAACTTGGCGTACTGATTGACGCCATTTGTAGCAGACGTATTCTATGTCGTTGATATCACTTGCATGCTTGTCAAATGCTAGATTAGTGATTGGAATAAAACGTGTGGCGATATCGCCTTGCTCTTTATCGTAGAATAAATGTACTATGCCAAGAGGTAGATAAAGTGCGCTCATGACAGCTTTGCTTAGGCCAACTCGGTGCTCTTTTTTCTTTCATCTATTTTTTAGCACAGCAGTAAGTGCGTTTTGTAAGATTAGATCATTATCACTTCTACGCCCAACACGAGTGATCTCTATTGGGCAGCGATCACTCATAAAGCTTGTTTTAAAAATCGCATGAATGATAAAAATGGTAGTTTTTATTAGGGGGATATATAGTTTAGAACGGCTTCTCTCAGAGTTTTTTCGTTTTGAAGTGCGGTTATCTTCACCCTCATACTCGGCACGAAATGCTCGCTCACACTCTAAAAATCTATTTTTATGTTGCTCAAGATCACTAAAAGCTCGCTCGATTAAATTTAAATCCTCATTCATAGACTACTCCGTTTTTTTACGTGTAGTCTATTTTATGAGTTTCCTAAAAAACGTATAAAAATTATTTAAGGATTAGTTTATCTGTGTTATGACTAGCTCGCCATATATTTAGCATCAATAACATACGACAATCTACTATCTTTTGTTTTAAAAATATGTTTGATAATTTCACACCCAGCTCTCTTCCTCTGCATATTCATCATAAATTTCATCGTAACTTTCGTCAAAAAATCGCCCTGCAATGTACTGTAAAATATAAGCTTCTGCATCCATGATATCATCACTCTTGCTTTCCGTCTCAGGATCAAACCCTAGCAGCTGTGCCTCAAGCTCATCTGTAGCGTTTAAACTTGCATTATGATAAATTTGTCTAGTGCGATAGTAGGGCTCTAAATTTGAGATACGTTTGTTCTTAGAGTTGCCACCATGGCTAAGCGGATCTATTGGCAAATTTACACCAGTTAGCTTTTGAATAGTGTCAATCGTGTAGAAAAAGTCATTTTGCATGCCAGCCTTTTCTATTCCGATACGCATTGGGCCAAATGTGAGATAAATTTCGATTACTCGCAAACTTCTCTCAAACGGCGTAAAGTATCCGCTTGTGATGTCGATGATAAAAAGCCTGTTTTGCCTATCTATCGCAAAGGTAACGTAGGCAGTCTGGTCCCTACCTTTCCCGCTTGATATGTCGGCCACGGTATAAATTTGACACTCTTTTAGCCAAATTTTCTCTCCGCTTTCTAGCTCTATTTTATTTGCTCGTCTGATTTTTAGCTCTTGTTTGTTTACCCCGTCGGTTACGGTCACGGTCGTAAAAGGTTCGTCCGCCCTATACTCCACTCCCTTAAAGTACCTGAAATATTCGCGCTTAAAGATGGCTTTTTGCGGATCTATCGCAGCACACATATACTCTTGATAAAATTCATTTGCTAGCCCTTTTGAAACTAGGGTGCTTTGTATCTTTTTGATTTTATCCATCGAAAAGCGAGACGGCCATGAACTGGCACCATTCCTGATGATAGGGATTTTTATGTAGGTCCAGTCCTGTTTGGCATCCATCTCTTCTGTGTTATTTACGATATTGTTTAGGATGCTATCTTCATGTAATATCGTACCAAGTATCACGGCCTTGCCACGCGTAGGATGCAGAGTAGGGAGCAAGTCCGCATAAAACCAACTGCGAAGCTTTTGTCGGTTTGCGTTTGAATCAATAGGGTATCTGCCGACCTTACTCTCCAAGTCGTCTATAATCAGCAACGTTGGGCGCATGTTGTCGATATTCATACCACGAGGATCTTGCCCGGCCGAGAGAGATACTACGTAGCATTTTTTCTCTATGCTTTTGCCGCCTTCATCCTTCATTCCTTGATTTATAATGACCTCAATAAATCCCTTATTCCAAGCCTTGCCACGAGCTATGGCATAGCCTTTAGCAGCTGCCTTGTCGATACTCCCTTTGATCGCTTCCAAAAATGCTGTCGCCTTATCCTCGTTGGCCGAAACAATCATAATAAAAGGTTCGGCAGCAAAATATAGGCGACTTAACACGTAAATTTTATTTAGTAAAGTAGTCTTACCAGCACCACGAAATACTGCTATAGCTTTATACTGACCTTCACCGTCAATAAAACGGATTATTTCTAAATGAAATTTAGGTGTCTTATTTTCAAAAATTTCAGGTTCGACATCTTTGGCAAATTTTAGATATAGTTCAGGAGATAGGTTCATTTATTATCCTTTTTTTAATTAAAAAGGGTAGATAATATTTTCCTAAATTTTATAAAGTTATACGATAAAAAAATAAACGGATATTTTTACGGATATTAAAAATAAAAAATCTTTCTAATATCCTCTATTATAGGTATCTTTATTTTAAATATGGTAGCCCTCGCTTCCACCATTTTTATCTAAAATACAAATAAAAATTTTATTAAATAGCTTAAATTAAAAAAGCTCTTCTGACTCAAAATAATTTTGTGAAATATTTCGCTCTTTTTCATTAGTATTTACATGAAGCACATAATAGCCTATCTGTGTGTTGCTAGCATCTATTAGTGGTACCACGCAAAAGTAGTGCGTTTTATAAACGTAAAATTCATATTCTTTAAAATTAATATCACGCAAAAAACCTACTATGTTTAAATTTGCACTGCTTAAATTTTCGATGTAATAATCATTTAAAATTTGATCACTTGGAATGCTTTTACGAGATGGCATCTTGTCTTTTGCCAAAAGAACAAATAGATCAATTCCTTGCTTTTTAAAATAATTTCCAAGTGAGTCAAAATTTAACAAAACCTCAATGTTACCAATAATTTTACCATCACGTATTACGTTTGAGACAGCCCTTATATGTGTTCCAGCATACCACGCCTCGATGCCAACCATGGGCTTGTTTTGATGCCTTGACTCTTGCACTAAAAACCTACTACTAGCGATCATATCGCCATATCTGTTTAGATCCCAACTCCTTACATAGCTTTTTAGATCTTTATCATAAATGTGAAGCTTAATGTTGTTATACATCGAAGCTGCGCCAAGGGTTTTGGTTAAATTTTCGATATTTTTTATACATTCATCGCGGCTTTGCCCTAGCAAGCACATTTGTATAGACTCATTTTGAGCAAGCAAGATAGAGATCGCCATTGATGAAAATTTCTCATCATCTATGCTTTTATTAAGCTGTTTTACCTGGTAATCAAAAAAGACTCGCATATTATTTTGCATCTTTTCAGCCATATAAGAGCTGTAAAGAAAGTAAAAAAGCCCTCCAAGCACTATAATAAAGATAAAAATGATATAGACATTAAAATATTTTTTATATTTATTCAAAACTAGCCCTTAACTTTTCTTCTAAAAATTTTGCAAATTTATCAAATTCTGGCAACGCAAGCTCGCTTTTTCTTTTTGGATTAGCCCAAACACTATCTGGAAAAAATGCGTCATCACTAAATCTAGCAATAACATGAATATGCACGTGTGGCACGTAGTTTCCGAAGCTTGCAATGTTTATTTTGGTTGGTTTATAAAACTCAAGCATCGCCTTTTCAGCTACTAGCATCGCTTCAAATAGCCTAGCCCTACTCGCTTCATCGCAATCGCTTAACTCACGAAATGGCTTAATGGTAAAAATTTTTATCCAAGGAAGTTCATTGTCTTCACGCTCGATTTTTATAAATTTATCTTCATAGATCATATTTGTTCCTATTTTTATACAAAATTTCTCTCTCTTAAAAGCGTGTAAAGCTTGATAGTTGAGATAAAAAATGTCACGATCGCTGGTCCAAGGATCACACCCCAAAACCCAAATGTCGTGATACCTGCAAGCATCGCAAAGAATATAAGAAGTTCATTTATCTTTGTTGGTATTTTAACCAGCTTCGAGTTTATAAATTTAATAACAAGTGGTTTTAAAAGCGTATCAGCTGCAAATGAGATCACTACGATCGTATAAATTGCGATAGTTATCGCTGCTGCTATGTTGCCATTTGCAAACTCATAAATGCTAATAGGCCCCCATGCCAAAATACCGCCAACAACTGGAATAAGCGAAGCAAAGCTAAAAAAGATACCAGTTAGCACGCCATCATAGCCGTAAAAGCTTGTGACAATAGCAAATAAAAAGCCTTGGATTATCATATTTGCAATGGTTGAATAAAAAACCACACTCATCACGTTACCAACCTCGCTTAAAATAGACTCTGTGTCATCTTGTTTTAGCGGAAGTGCATATTTTAGATAGCTGATTAGTTCATTGCCATAAAGATTACAAAAGAAGAAAAAGACCAAAATAATAATCATATCAACGCCAAATTTAAGGCTTAACTTGCCCAGACTTGCAAGATTTGTCGCAAGTTGAGAAAAAAGCATTTTAATATCAAGTCCGCCGATAAATTCTTTTATCTTTGGCTCTAAAAAATTTATCGACTCAGGCATCCTAAAATCATAATTTTTGATAAATTCGATAGTCTTTGTGACATTGTTTATATCAAAGCCAGCTGCGTATTTTGCGATCTCAACCACCGCATAAAGAAGTGGGGCGATAAATAAGCAAAGAAGCACCGATGTAGTAAGAGCCGATGAAAGCGTCTTGCGGTTTTTAGTGAGTGATAAAAACGCGATTTGGACATTTGAAACCGCGACAGCAAGCAGTGCAGCAATAAAAATATCAAGCAGATATGGTTTAAAAAGATAGACCACCAAAGCCAAAGCACAAAATACAAAAATTCCAAAAAATAGTCTATTGTTCATCTCGCTCCCTTAAAATGGGGTAATTATAGCAAATTTATTAAAGCTACTCATCGCTTCCCAAATTTGCTCAATCTCTTTGCCATCAAGCTTGCAAAGCTAGCAAGTGCGGCTAGGCTTTTGGCATTTTTAGCATGCTACTGGCGCTTAGTAAATTTAGATAAATTTATAGTTTTATGCAAAATTTCTAGCTCAAAAGCTCCTACAAATTTAGCCTTTTACGTGCACTGAAAATTTGCCCCGACGATCTCGCATTCATCACATATTTGAATATATATAGTTCCCTCGCCATCTACTAGACTTCCAAGAGGAATTTGTGCCAGATATTTCATGCTTTTGCTACATTTTGGACATTTTAAATACTCAGCATCTTGCTCCCACTGCGGATATCCACCAAGCAAAATTTCGCTATCTATCATATACGAGTAGTGAGCGCAAACCTCGCTGACTAGCTCGAAATTCTGCCCATCAAGCACCGCCACAGCATCTCTTAAATAGTCTTCACTATCACCCTCGCCCACTACCTCTGTTTGCACGCTATTGCCGTCATTTTGGCAAAAGTACTGCACCAAGCCCACGCATGTGGGGCAAAATTTAAGCACAGCGTCATTTTTAAGCTCTAGCCCAAATCGCTTTAGGCTCTCTTTTTTGATTGTAAATTCCAACATCTCGCCGTTACAAAATTTACATTTTTCATCATTTGCAGCTTTAAATTTAACGCTTGCCTCTGCGCTTTGGCTTGGCTCGCAGGCAAAACACCTATCAAAAACTAGGCTTCTTCTCTTACCACTCTCATCAAAGCTCCAGCCAGCAACCTGAGCGTATCCATCCATATCAACGTGAAGCTTTGCCTTCCAAGGCTTTGGCGCATTATAGAGCTTAAAAAATAGCTCCCTTACTACCTCATCGCCCTGCCAGGCAAGCGCGCAAAGGATGTGATTGATTTTTACCCTATTTTCAGCGCCATTTAGACTATTTATGAGCTCATCTCTCACGTCAGTTGGGGCGTTTTTATAAATTTCAAATGGATAGTATTCGCCCTGTTTGGTCACTTCTCTTATGATCTGCTCGTCGCAAATGCCGTGTAGGTAGAAAATATAGACAAGATCGCTATAAATTTCATCGTATTTGCCTATCTCGTCTGTGTGAGCTAGGACATTTTTTAGCTTTTGTTTGATCTCAGTCTTGCTTAAGCCTTGATAAAACTCCAGCTTCTCTTTTTGTCTGCAATCATAGCAGATCCCATCAAAGTAAATCGTCCTTTGCTCGCACTTAGGACAAAGATGTGGCTCGCCCATTTTTGCTCCAAATTTAAATTTTGCTACTCAAAAAGTCCTTTTTCGATGTCGATCTTGACATTAAAGGTCTCAAAGCACTTCGCACTTGCGATCCTGCCCTTTGCAGTGCGCTCGATAAAGCTATTTGCAAGCAGATATGGCTCGATGACGTCCTCCACCGTGCCCTCGTCCTCGCTAAGTGCCGCAGCGATCGTGCTAAGTCCCATAGGACG
It includes:
- a CDS encoding cache domain-containing protein, whose product is MNKYKKYFNVYIIFIFIIVLGGLFYFLYSSYMAEKMQNNMRVFFDYQVKQLNKSIDDEKFSSMAISILLAQNESIQMCLLGQSRDECIKNIENLTKTLGAASMYNNIKLHIYDKDLKSYVRSWDLNRYGDMIASSRFLVQESRHQNKPMVGIEAWYAGTHIRAVSNVIRDGKIIGNIEVLLNFDSLGNYFKKQGIDLFVLLAKDKMPSRKSIPSDQILNDYYIENLSSANLNIVGFLRDINFKEYEFYVYKTHYFCVVPLIDASNTQIGYYVLHVNTNEKERNISQNYFESEELF
- a CDS encoding DUF5309 family protein gives rise to the protein MAIKTGLVTAEEAFGSKGVVLENTIKQIGWQSTPFYSAISTAAPADRSTSVAVGHKWFYDELPDGDAANAHAEGGAKATAKYFVGNTLSNHFQIVKNTYGVSGSQEPAKDVAGRGILANQGEMASVEHKKSIEKILLSSQTAVQRVNSGGSPVVGKCGGLKSFSTANNTIDANNTDLTMQMIRDLLKIGWSKGRPYQFLMVNDKQNDRLLDILDKIKQANITQKYLEEDLLAIRTSYGDVKVMLNPFLDQNEIIAFRADDIFKVNWRPMMTRELPTSNDAVEKEIISEFTLRVCTPVAFGWLKKLKV
- a CDS encoding HIT family protein, with the protein product MIYEDKFIKIEREDNELPWIKIFTIKPFRELSDCDEASRARLFEAMLVAEKAMLEFYKPTKINIASFGNYVPHVHIHVIARFSDDAFFPDSVWANPKRKSELALPEFDKFAKFLEEKLRASFE
- a CDS encoding cytochrome C, encoding MGEPHLCPKCEQRTIYFDGICYDCRQKEKLEFYQGLSKTEIKQKLKNVLAHTDEIGKYDEIYSDLVYIFYLHGICDEQIIREVTKQGEYYPFEIYKNAPTDVRDELINSLNGAENRVKINHILCALAWQGDEVVRELFFKLYNAPKPWKAKLHVDMDGYAQVAGWSFDESGKRRSLVFDRCFACEPSQSAEASVKFKAANDEKCKFCNGEMLEFTIKKESLKRFGLELKNDAVLKFCPTCVGLVQYFCQNDGNSVQTEVVGEGDSEDYLRDAVAVLDGQNFELVSEVCAHYSYMIDSEILLGGYPQWEQDAEYLKCPKCSKSMKYLAQIPLGSLVDGEGTIYIQICDECEIVGANFQCT
- a CDS encoding AI-2E family transporter — translated: MNNRLFFGIFVFCALALVVYLFKPYLLDIFIAALLAVAVSNVQIAFLSLTKNRKTLSSALTTSVLLCLFIAPLLYAVVEIAKYAAGFDINNVTKTIEFIKNYDFRMPESINFLEPKIKEFIGGLDIKMLFSQLATNLASLGKLSLKFGVDMIIILVFFFFCNLYGNELISYLKYALPLKQDDTESILSEVGNVMSVVFYSTIANMIIQGFLFAIVTSFYGYDGVLTGIFFSFASLIPVVGGILAWGPISIYEFANGNIAAAITIAIYTIVVISFAADTLLKPLVIKFINSKLVKIPTKINELLIFFAMLAGITTFGFWGVILGPAIVTFFISTIKLYTLLRERNFV